Genomic window (Candidatus Leptovillus gracilis):
ATTTCCCGGTAAACGGCCGTCTGCGCATCTTCGCCCGTCAGGTCATAGGCCGCCTGGACGATGGGCACAGCCTCGGCGGAGCTGGCCGGCAGGGCGAACAGAGTCATGCCCACCCGGTTCTGCGACAGCAGTCCCGCCGCTTCATGGTTGGCCTTTGTCTCCGTCTGCGTCACCACGAAGGCGAGGGCGTAGCCGGTGTCGCTCGTCAGCCGCAGCCGGTCGCCCGGCAGCAGGTCGGCGACCACCTTCTCCGGCAGCCCAATGGCATAATTCAGCACCGTGCCGAACACCCAGACGGCCACTGGATTGTCCGAGGCCATCACCGCCGCGTTGTAGGGCAGTTCCCCCCGGTTGCTCACCCGCGCCGGGTCTATCGGTAGAGCGATGACCTTCTCCGTCGCCTGGTAGCGGATTTCCAACGCGCTCGGCCGGCCCAGCGTCAGACTACCGCCCAACCCGCCTATCGTCTGCAAGGCGTCATCGGCTCCAGTCGGCAGCGCTGGCGTCGGGCTGGGCGACGGTTCGGCCGTCGCCCCACTCTCTTCGACCAGCGCCAACGTCGCGCCTTCGAGGGTCTCGACAGCCTGGGCTACCCGCCCCGGTCTGTTGTAGACGGCCAGGAAGCCAAACAGCGCCACAACCGCCACAAAAACAGCTAACTTGGTGTAGGTCCGCCGCCGCTCCTGCTGCTGCTCCGGCGACCCTTCTTTCACATCCTGGACCATCGGGGCCAGCCCTTTGTCGTAAACCTGCCCCAGGTTCACCGGCGTGGTACTCGGCCTTCCATCCGGCTGGATGTAATCCCCTTGCTCGAACTCGCTCAACCGCTGCCGCAAATACGCCAGCATCTCGTTCTCCGCCGTATCTTTCTCCGCCTCGCGCATCTCCCGGTTCAGCGCCTCTCGCACCTTCTCCTGATACTCCGGCAGAATCCGGCTCAGTTGTTCATCTGCTTTCTTCTTCCTCGTCATCGTCGTCTCCCATGTGGATTGCGGAGTGCGGAGTGCGGATTGCGGAACCCTTTCCCGCTATCTCGGTCTCCTACTCTTGCTTTCGCTCTCGCTCTCGCTCTTCCTCTTCCTCTAGCTCTCGCTCTAGCTCTAGCTGCTCTGGCTAACGGGCAAAAACACCGGCAGCCGCACGGCCGGCAGGCCAAGACTAATCGGCTCATTGACCATGCCGGGGCGCACGCGGGCCGACCAGGCGGAGACGAAGGGCGTCGCCACCCGCTCGAAAGGGGCGTTGGTCAAGGTAAAGAGCGCCTCCCCTTGGAGATTGGTGAAGCTGCGAACCAACCGCTGCCCCTGGCTGTCCACCGCCAGCACGCTGACATTCGGGACGCCTTCGCCGGGGTCGGTCTGCCGGTTGTTGTTGGCGTCGTAGTAGATGAGGACCCGCGCCGTCGTCACCTGCGGCGTGGCCGCCGGCTGCGCCGGGCCTAACAGGTGCAGGGTGAGAGTAGCGCTTACGGCCGTTGTCGGAGTGAGCGTTGGCGTTGCGGTTGACAATGCCGGGCCGGATGGGCCTGTCGGACCGGATGGACCGGATGGACCGGTCGGTCCCACAAAAGGCGGCGTTATCGTCGGCGGAGTCGTCGGCGTCGGGGATGGCGTCGGGGACGGCGTGGGCGTCGGTGAAGATGTCACCGTGGGCGATGGCGTCATGGTCGGCGTGGGGTCGGTCAGGCCGACGTGCAGCTCGTAGCTGCCGCTGGCGATGCCGCCCGGCGATACGCGGGCAATGTACCAGCCATCGGCGGGCACGGTGAACAGCACCGCCGAACCTAAATCCGTC
Coding sequences:
- a CDS encoding PPC domain-containing protein, translating into MKSKPYPWAIALFMLIVALAASPLLAQTPNPTPPVVYLTPTVDATETPTAVPSATPDSGGVQPDAFEPNDTPETATPVSWGMVPATLHQGDVDYYALYLKTGQIVNLHTRSSHNLDTYLQVWQGAQLLAENDDSTATDLGSAVLFTVPADGWYIARVSPGGIASGSYELHVGLTDPTPTMTPSPTVTSSPTPTPSPTPSPTPTTPPTITPPFVGPTGPSGPSGPTGPSGPALSTATPTLTPTTAVSATLTLHLLGPAQPAATPQVTTARVLIYYDANNNRQTDPGEGVPNVSVLAVDSQGQRLVRSFTNLQGEALFTLTNAPFERVATPFVSAWSARVRPGMVNEPISLGLPAVRLPVFLPVSQSS